In the genome of Thermodesulfovibrio thiophilus DSM 17215, the window ATTAATCAACAAGTAATTGTTCAATTTTATAAATACTCTTCCTTCCTGAAAATACCTTTTATTTTTTCTCTACTCACATACCTTTTTACATTATCTATGGCATGTTTTATTGCAATTGTAATAGCCTCCGGAACCATTGCAGAATTATGAGGACTACCTATAATATTTGGAAGGTCAAGAAAAGGATAATGCATCTCAAATTTCCCATGCCTGAAAGGTTCCACCCACCAAGCATCAATACCTGCTTTAAAATCAGGATGCGTTTTCAAAAATTCATAAAACACTCTTTCTTCTATTATCTCTCCTCTTGCTACATTGACAAGAATTGCATCTGGCTTCATCCATAATAGTTCTCTTTCACCAATCAATCCTTTTGTTGATTTTGTAAGTGGAAGTGATATAACTATAACATCAGCATTTTTAAGTACATACTCAAGGTCTTTAATTGTGCCAATAAAATCCACATTTTCATCAGTTTTACCACTGGTATTTAATGCAAAGATTTTACAGCCAAATGCTCGCATAAGATTAGCAGTTGCTTTGCCTATTCCTCCAAATCCAATAATTGCACAGATAGAACCTCTCAATGACTTGTTTAGCTTATACTGGTCAAAAATACCCTGCTTGAGTTTATTGTGTGCATCTTTAAGGTCCTTTGCTAATGCTAAAACCATAGCCATTACATGTTCAGCCATAGGAAGTGAATATGCACCCACATTGCCTGCTATATTAAAATCCATATTTAAAAGTTCAGCAGGAAGATGATCGCCGCCCGCAGAGAGCAACTGCATGAATTTAATTCTCTTCATAAGGGAATACTCCTCATTGTTAAATTCCCTGAGAGGGTTCCATGCCAGTATGATATCAGAATATTCTATAGCTCTTTTTCTATCAAGAGCCTCATCTAAATATGAGATGTCGCATAAATCCATTAATCCATCATTAATTAATTTTTTCTGGTTTAAGTCTGTCTTAAAGCTTACAAGAAGATTCACTTTTTGCATAATTACCTATACCTGCCCCTCTCATATTGAACTGGGATTATTTCATCAGCCTTAAGCCTGTAAGCCGCATATATAGGCCAATATGGACGTCTCAGCAGTACTCGACCCAGCGCCACTAAATCTGCTCTTTGATTCCCTATTATCTCCTCAGCCATATCTGGCGCATCAATAAGTCCTACTGCCACGGTAGATATACCAACCTGTCTTTTTACTGCTTCAGCATAACCTATCTGATAGCCGGGATAGAGATCAATTCTCGGAGATAAAAGACCTCCTGAACTGCAATCAACAACATCTACAAGTTCTTTTACAATTTTCATAATCTCTATAGTTTCATCTATATCCAGTCCTCCTTCTACAAAATCTGTAGCAGATACACGCACAAATACAGGCATGGATTCAAATATATTTTTTCGAACTTCTTCAAGCACTTCTTTTAAAAATCTCACTCTATTTTGTCTTGAACCTCC includes:
- a CDS encoding 2-hydroxyacid dehydrogenase, which codes for MQKVNLLVSFKTDLNQKKLINDGLMDLCDISYLDEALDRKRAIEYSDIILAWNPLREFNNEEYSLMKRIKFMQLLSAGGDHLPAELLNMDFNIAGNVGAYSLPMAEHVMAMVLALAKDLKDAHNKLKQGIFDQYKLNKSLRGSICAIIGFGGIGKATANLMRAFGCKIFALNTSGKTDENVDFIGTIKDLEYVLKNADVIVISLPLTKSTKGLIGERELLWMKPDAILVNVARGEIIEERVFYEFLKTHPDFKAGIDAWWVEPFRHGKFEMHYPFLDLPNIIGSPHNSAMVPEAITIAIKHAIDNVKRYVSREKIKGIFRKEEYL